In one Lolium rigidum isolate FL_2022 chromosome 3, APGP_CSIRO_Lrig_0.1, whole genome shotgun sequence genomic region, the following are encoded:
- the LOC124698241 gene encoding probable indole-3-pyruvate monooxygenase YUCCA10, producing MENVAVLIVGAGPAGLATAACLTQFSIPYVIVEREDCSASLWRNRAYDRLKLHLAKEFCELPHMSYPVDAPTYIPKALFVKYLDDYIMRFNIQPKYLTSVESSTYDNDNKCWSIVARDIVESTTMNFSAKFLVVASGENSAENIPVIPGLDSFSGEAIHSSRYKSGKSFSGKSVLVIGSGNSGMEISYDLATHHANTSIVIRSPIHVMTKELIRLGMTLAHHLPLNLVDNLLVMAAKFIFGDLSSNGITMPKMGPMMLKSKTGRSAVIDVGTVGLIKKGIIQVQGSISKIMGNIVKFQSGNEISFDAIVFATGYKSTANVWLKNGESMLNDNGLPTKNYPNHWKGENQLYCAGLARRGLAGIAVDAKNIANDIKSVISSMSG from the exons ATGGAGAATGTTGCCGTGCTAATTGTTGGTGCCGGTCCAGCAGGCCTCGCGACGGCAGCGTGCCTTACCCAATTCTCCATTCCCTATGTCATTGTCGAGCGCGAGGACTGCAGCGCGTCACTTTGGCGCAACCGCGCATACGACCGCTTGAAGCTGCATCTTGCAAAGGAGTTCTGTGAGTTACCACACATGTCATACCCAGTAGATGCACCAACATACATACCAAAAGCATTGTTTGTCAAGTATTTGGATGACTATATTATGCGTTTCAATATTCAACCCAAGTATCTCACTAGTGTGGAGTCATCCACATATGACAATGACAATAAGTGTTGGTCCATCGTGGCCCGTGACATTGTGGAGAGCACAACAATGAATTTCAGTGCAAAGTTTCTTGTTGTGGCCAGTGGTGAGAATAGTGCCGAGAATATTCCGGTGATCCCTGGACTTGACAGTTTTTCGGGTGAGGCCATCCATTCGTCGAGATACAAGTCAGGCAAGAGCTTCTCCGGTAAGAGTGTGTTGGTCATTGGATCTGGCAACTCAGGGATGGAAATTTCTTATGACCTCGCGACCCATCATGCCAATACTTCGATTGTTATACGAAGCCCG ATTCATGTAATGACGAAGGAACTCATCCGGTTGGGGATGACACTAGCCCACCATCTTCCACTGAATCTAGTGGATAACCTCCTTGTTATGGCAGCAAAATTCATATTTGGAGACCTATCAAGTAATGGCATCACAATGCCAAAAATGGGTCCAATGATGCTCAAGTCAAAAACCGGCCGATCTGCTGTGATTGATGTTGGCACTGTTGGGTTAATAAAAAAAGGAATCATCCAA GTTCAAGGAAGCATTAGTAAAATCATGGGGAATATAGTTAAATTTCAAAGCGGCAACGAAATCTCATTTGACGCAATTGTGTTTGCAACTGGATACAAGAGCACAGCAAATGTGTGGCTCAAG AATGGTGAGAGCATGTTAAATGACAATGGACTGCCGACCAAAAATTATCCGAATCATTGGAAAGGTGAAAATCAGCTTTACTGTGCTGGATTGGCGAGGAGAGGATTGGCCGGTATTGCCGTGGATGCCAAGAATATCGCCAATGACATTAAATCTGTGATATCATCTATGTCCGGCTAA